Proteins from one Panthera leo isolate Ple1 chromosome D1, P.leo_Ple1_pat1.1, whole genome shotgun sequence genomic window:
- the KCNJ5 gene encoding G protein-activated inward rectifier potassium channel 4, whose amino-acid sequence MAGDSRNAMNQDMEIGVTPRDPKKIPKQARDYIPIATDRTRLLAEGKKPRQRYMEKSGKCNVHHGNVQETYRYLSDLFTTLVDLKWRFNLLVFTMVYTITWLFFGFIWWLIAYIRGDLDHVGDQDWIPCVENLSGFVSAFLFSIETETTIGYGFRVITEKCPEGIILLLVQAILGSIVNAFMVGCMFVKISQPKKRAETLMFSNNAVISMRDEKLCLMFRVGDLRNSHIVEASIRAKLIKSRQTKEGEFIPLNQTDINVGFDTGDDRLFLVSPLIISHEINEKSPFWEMSRAQLDQEEFEVVVILEGMVEATGMTCQARSSYMDTEVLWGHRFTPVLTLEKGFYEVDYNTFHDTYETNTPSCCAKELAEMRREGRLLQYLPSPPLPGGCAETELDTEAEQEGEDGPEGLGGSRENTGSV is encoded by the exons ATGGCTGGCGATTCTAGGAATGCTATGAACCAGGATATGGAGATTGGAGTCACTCCCAGGGACCCTAAGAAGATTCCCAAACAGGCCCGGGATTACATCCCCATTGCCACCGACCGCACCCGTCTGCTGGCAGAAGGCAAGAAGCCCCGCCAGCGCTACATGGAAAAGAGTGGCAAGTGCAACGTCCACCATGGCAACGTCCAAGAAACCTATCGGTACCTGAGCGACCTCTTCACCACCCTGGTGGACCTCAAATGGCGCTTCAACCTGCTTGTCTTCACGATGGTCTACACCATCACTTGGCTGTTCTTCGGTTTCATTTGGTGGCTGATTGCCTACATCCGAGGTGATCTGGACCACGTTGGTGACCAAGATTGGATTCCTTGTGTTGAAAACCTCAGTGGCTTTGTGTCTGCCTTCCTGTTCTCCATTGAGACTGAAACCACCATCGGGTATGGCTTTCGGGTGATCACAGAGAAGTGTCCAGAGGGGATCATACTCCTCTTGGTCCAGGCCATCCTTGGCTCCATCGTCAATGCATTCATGGTGGGGTGCATGTTTGTCAAGATCAGTCAGCCAAAGAAGAGAGCAGAGACCCTCATGTTTTCCAACAACGCGGTCATCTCCATGCGGGATGAGAAGCTCTGCCTCATGTTCCGGGTGGGTGACCTTCGCAACTCCCACATTGTGGAGGCCTCCATCCGCGCCAAACTCATCAAGTCCCGGCAGACCAAAGAAGGGGAGTTCATCCCCCTGAACCAGACGGACATTAACGTGGGCTTCGACACTGGGGATGACCGTCTCTTCCTGGTGTCTCCGCTCATCATCTCCCACGAGATAAATGAGAAGAGCCCTTTCTGGGAGATGTCTCGGGCCCAGCTGGATCAGGAGGAGTTTGAAGTCGTGGTCATTCTAGAAGGGATGGTGGAGGCAACAG GTATGACTTGCCAGGCACGGAGCTCCTACATGGATACAGAGGTGCTCTGGGGCCACCGATTCACACCAGTCCTCACCTTGGAAAAGGGCTTCTACGAGGTGGACTACAACACCTTCCACGACACCTACGAGACCAACACGCCCAGCTGCTGTGCCAAGGAGCTGGCAGAAATGAGGCGGGAAGGCCGGCTCCTCCAGTATCTCCCTAGCCCACCCCTGCCGGGGGGCTGTGCTGAAACGGAGCTCGATACAGAGGccgagcaggagggagaggacgGGCCCGAGGGCCTGGGTGGGTCCCGGGAGAACACGGGTTCGGTGTGA